Proteins from one Suncus etruscus isolate mSunEtr1 chromosome 3, mSunEtr1.pri.cur, whole genome shotgun sequence genomic window:
- the PLRG1 gene encoding pleiotropic regulator 1: MVEEVQKHSVHTLVFRSLKRTHDMFVADNGKPVPLDEESHKRKMAIKLHNEYGPVLHMPTSKENFKEKGLQNATDSYGHKQYPANQAQEVEYLVTGTHPYPPGPGVALTADTKIQRMPSESAAQSLAVALPSSQARVDANRNTPAGSEYRLPGASDRAQPAGMTTVMETGNAKNSALMAKKAPTMPKPQWHPPWKLYRVISGHLGWVRCIAVEPGNQWFVTGSADRTIKIWDLASGKLKLSLTGHISTVRGVIVSTRSPYLFSCGEDKQVKCWDLEYNKVIRHYHGHLSAVYGLDLHPTIDVLVTCSRDSTARIWDVRTKASVHTLSGHTNAVATVRCQAAEPQIITGSHDTTIRLWDLVAGKTRVTLTNHKKSVRAVVLHPRHYTFASGSPDNIKQWKFPDGSFIQNLSGHNAIINTLTVNSDGVLVSGADNGTMHLWDWRTGYNFQRVHAAVQPGSLDSESGIFACAFDQSESRLLTAEADKTIKVYREDDTATEETHPVSWKPEIIKRKRF; this comes from the exons ATGGTCGAG GAGGTGCAGAAACATTCTGTGCACACACTTGTGTTCAGGTCATTGAAGAGGACCCATGACATGTTTGTAGCAGATAATGGAAAACCCGTGCCTTTGGACGAAGAAAG TCACAAGCGAAAAATGGCAATCAAGCTGCATAATGAGTATGGTCCTGTGTTGCATATGCCtacttcaaaagaaaatttcaaagaaaaagggCTTCAGAATGCAACAGATTCATATGGTCATAAACAGTATCCTGCTAATCAAG cACAAGAAGTTGAATATTTGGTGACGGGAACACATCCTTATCCACCAGGACCTG GCGTAGCTTTGACAGCGGATACTAAGATTCAGAGAATGCCAAGTGAGTCAGCTGCACAGTCTTTAGCTGTGGCCTTACCATCTTCTCAGGCTAG GGTTGATGCAAATCGAAATACACCTGCTGGAAGTGAGTATCGGCTTCCTGGGGCTTCTGACAGAGCACAACCTGCTGGGATGACTACA GTTATGGAGACTGGCAATGCCAAGAACTCTGCACTGATGGCAAAAAAAGCTCCTACGATGCCCAAACCCCAGTGGCACCCACCATGGAAACTGTACAGG GTAATCAGTGGGCATCTGGGTTGGGTACGATGTATTGCTGTGGAGCCTGGAAATCAGTGGTTTGTTACTGGATCTGCAGACAGAACCATAAAG ATTTGGGACTTGGCCAGTGGCAAGTTGAAATTGTCCTTGACTGGGCACATTAGTACTGTTCGTGGGGTAATAGTCAGCACACGGAGCCCATACCTGTTCTCCTGTGGAGAAGACAAGCAGGTCAAGTGCTGGGACCTGGAGTATAACAAG gttatAAGACATTATCACGGACATCTCAGCGCAGTGTATGGTTTGGACTTGCACCCAACCATTGATGTTCTCGTAACCTGCAGTAGGGATTCCACTGCACGG atttgggaTGTGAGAACTAAAGCCAGTGTTCACACATTGTCTGGACACACAAATGCAGTTGCTACAGTGAGGTGTCAAGCTGCAGAGCCACAAATTATCACTG GAAGCCATGACACTACAATACGGTTATGGGATTTGGTAGCTGGAAAAACAAGAGTCACATTAACAAACCACAAAAAATCAGTCAGGGCTGTGGTTTTACATCCAAGACA ttacaCATTTGCATCTGGTTCTCCGGATAACATAAAGCAGTGGAAATTCCCTGATGGAAGTTTCATTCAAAATCTTTCTGGTCATAATGCTATTATTAACACTTTGACAGTAAATTCTGATGGAGTGTTAGTTTCTGGAG CGGACAATGGCACAATGCATCTTTGGGACTGGAGAACTGGCTACAATTTCCAGAGAGTTCACGCAGCTGTGCAGCCTGGCTCTTTGGACAGTGAATCAGGAATATTTGCCTGTGCTTTTGATCAGTCTGAAAGTCGGTTACTAACAGCTGAAGCTGATAAAACCATCAAAGTGTACAGAGAGGATGATACCGCA acAGAAGAAACTCACCCAGTCAGCTGGAAGCCAGAAATTATCAAGAGAAAGAGATTTTAA